A window of Alphaproteobacteria bacterium genomic DNA:
CGATGCCTTCAGCAAACAAAGCGGCATCAAGGTCAACATGGTCTATTTGAAGAAGGGCATGCTGGAACGCCTCAAGGCCGAGGGTGCCAATAGCCCAGCCGACCTGGTGCTCACCGCCGACATCGGCAATCTGCACAACCACGCCAAGGCGGAGCTGTTGCAGCCGGTCCGATCGGCGCTTCTTGAAGCCAACATTCCCGCCCAATACCGCCACCCCGAGGGCCTGTGGTACGGCCTGACCAATCGGGCCCGGGTGATCTTCGCCGACAAGCAGCGGGTCAAGCCGGGCGAGGTAACGTCTTACGAGGACTTGGCGGCGCCGCACATGAAAGGCCGCGTCTGCATCCGGTCCGGCAAGCACGTCTACAACGTCTCGCTGCTGGCCTCGATCGTCATGACCGAGGGCAAAGCGGCGGCCACGAATTGGGCCGAGGGACTTAGGGCCAACCTGGCGCGCAAGCCCCAGGGCAACGACCGGGCCCAGGTCAAGGCGGTCTACCAGGGCGTCTGCGACGTGGCCATCGGCAACACCTACTACATGGGCAAGATGGCGACCAACGAGAAGGATCCGGAGCAGAAGAAGTGGGCCGCCGCGGTGAACCTCATCTTCCCCAACCAGAAAGATCGCGGCACTCACGTCAACATCTCCGGTGCCGGCATCACGCGGAGTTCCAAGAACAGGGCCAACGCCCTCAAGCTGGTCGAGTTCCTGTCGAGCGCGACGGCGCAGAAGATCTATGCCGAGCGCAACTTCGAATACCCGGTCAAGCCGGGCGTGCCGCTGCATCCGCTGGTGGCATCGTGGGGCAGCTTCAAGGCCGACCAGGCCTTCCTGGCCCAGGTCGCGGAGCAGCGCACGACGGCTTCGCGCATCATGGATCAGGTGGCTTTCAACCGCTGAGCCCGGCCGCGGGATGCCGGCACGGAATTTGATGTCCATCGCCGCAAGCCACAAAATGGCGGCCGTGCCGCTC
This region includes:
- a CDS encoding Fe(3+) ABC transporter substrate-binding protein → MKSPYRIVVAVALAGATLATTAAWAGEVNLYSSRQPFLMKPLLDAFSKQSGIKVNMVYLKKGMLERLKAEGANSPADLVLTADIGNLHNHAKAELLQPVRSALLEANIPAQYRHPEGLWYGLTNRARVIFADKQRVKPGEVTSYEDLAAPHMKGRVCIRSGKHVYNVSLLASIVMTEGKAAATNWAEGLRANLARKPQGNDRAQVKAVYQGVCDVAIGNTYYMGKMATNEKDPEQKKWAAAVNLIFPNQKDRGTHVNISGAGITRSSKNRANALKLVEFLSSATAQKIYAERNFEYPVKPGVPLHPLVASWGSFKADQAFLAQVAEQRTTASRIMDQVAFNR